Proteins encoded together in one Shewanella acanthi window:
- a CDS encoding HDOD domain-containing protein yields the protein MIKSIFNKIFNVREGAVVQRPKSFTQTDLGKPVAPKPKQLPAEETSTILSVDLAALFYSLLFSVRAKDVGGVANNLERRVIREVESALTSPDVIAETVLKLPSKVLELDKKLADPAFDIKELLALIERDPVLSVEVLKLCNSPAFKRGDRDVTSLQQALIQLGREQLRRFVTSCLVREMLDIKPIYFRRFGAEIWRHSMQVAYLASELSEEDSDTAFLLGLLHDVGKLAIFKMLLDAFVQAEPGEQPNSWLFRQVMTSKSLTLSALLAKHWQLPKAFEIELDRLANVTQRPMDGLAPVVWQANIISEISMLLQAERLSPELLNKLLEQVMLDRDEFEQLHQKLQQF from the coding sequence TTGATAAAGTCCATATTTAATAAGATTTTCAATGTTCGAGAGGGTGCTGTTGTTCAGCGACCAAAGAGTTTTACTCAGACCGATTTGGGTAAGCCCGTCGCACCTAAACCCAAACAATTACCCGCCGAAGAAACCAGTACCATTCTCAGCGTCGATCTTGCCGCACTCTTCTACAGTCTGTTGTTTTCCGTGCGAGCTAAGGATGTTGGTGGCGTGGCTAACAATCTTGAGCGGCGTGTGATTCGGGAAGTTGAATCTGCGCTTACATCCCCCGATGTGATAGCAGAAACCGTCTTGAAACTGCCGTCCAAGGTGTTGGAATTAGATAAAAAGCTCGCAGATCCAGCCTTCGATATCAAAGAGTTATTGGCCTTAATTGAGCGTGATCCAGTACTAAGTGTGGAGGTACTTAAACTCTGTAATTCGCCCGCGTTTAAGCGTGGTGATAGGGATGTGACTAGCCTACAGCAGGCATTGATTCAGCTGGGTAGGGAGCAGCTCAGGCGTTTTGTGACGAGCTGTCTAGTTCGCGAGATGCTCGACATTAAACCTATATACTTTCGCCGTTTTGGGGCAGAGATTTGGCGCCATTCGATGCAGGTTGCCTATCTAGCCAGTGAGTTAAGCGAAGAAGATAGTGATACGGCATTTTTACTTGGCTTACTCCACGATGTAGGGAAGTTGGCGATTTTTAAAATGCTGCTTGATGCGTTTGTTCAAGCTGAACCGGGTGAACAACCAAATTCCTGGCTATTTCGGCAGGTGATGACATCTAAGTCGTTAACCTTAAGTGCTTTATTAGCAAAACATTGGCAATTACCTAAGGCATTTGAAATAGAGCTCGATAGGCTCGCTAATGTGACTCAACGCCCTATGGATGGTTTAGCGCCGGTAGTATGGCAGGCAAATATCATCAGTGAGATTTCAATGTTACTGCAGGCCGAAAGACTCTCTCCAGAACTGCTGAATAAGTTATTAGAACAAGTAATGTTAGATAGAGATGAGTTCGAGCAGTTACATCAAAAATTGCAGCAATTCTAA
- a CDS encoding DNA-3-methyladenine glycosylase I — translation MEEVRCNWVSNDPLYREYHDHVWGRPVYDPKELFAKLCLDGQQAGLSWITILKKQKNYEEAFANFEPEIIATFDDAKVEELMANTGIVRNRLKIQSIIRNAKGYLAYTQEGKDFSAFLWSFVGGKPLVNSFTSMTEVPAQTPESEAMSKALKKLGFNFVGPTICYAFMQAVGMVNDHLVDCIAYDACCVK, via the coding sequence ATGGAAGAAGTTCGTTGTAATTGGGTAAGCAACGACCCGCTATATCGTGAATATCACGATCATGTCTGGGGCAGACCGGTTTACGACCCCAAGGAGTTGTTCGCCAAGTTGTGTTTGGATGGACAACAGGCAGGGCTATCTTGGATTACCATCCTAAAAAAGCAGAAGAATTACGAAGAGGCCTTCGCGAATTTTGAGCCTGAAATTATTGCGACCTTTGATGATGCTAAGGTAGAGGAGTTGATGGCAAATACGGGCATAGTGCGTAACCGCCTTAAAATTCAATCGATCATCCGCAATGCAAAAGGGTATTTAGCCTACACTCAAGAGGGTAAGGATTTCTCGGCGTTCCTTTGGAGTTTTGTGGGTGGTAAACCTTTAGTGAATAGTTTTACGTCAATGACTGAAGTACCAGCACAAACCCCAGAGTCTGAAGCTATGTCGAAAGCGCTCAAAAAGCTAGGTTTTAATTTTGTTGGACCGACTATTTGTTATGCCTTTATGCAGGCGGTGGGTATGGTGAACGACCATTTAGTCGATTGTATTGCCTATGATGCCTGTTGTGTTAAATAG
- a CDS encoding MOSC domain-containing protein gives MPNLVAIAYKTVKRGPMKEVLCANVTQRSGIEKDVLGRPGKRQITVLSKPQWLIACEEVKTDLPWTTRRANLLIDGITFSAKDVGKQLHIGELCLEITGETDPCDKMEMACPGLEAALTPDWRGGVTCRVLNDAMIHQGDSVILIG, from the coding sequence ATGCCTAATCTTGTCGCTATCGCTTACAAAACCGTTAAACGCGGTCCCATGAAAGAAGTGCTTTGTGCTAATGTGACTCAGCGCAGTGGCATTGAAAAAGACGTTCTTGGTAGACCTGGCAAACGTCAAATCACGGTGTTATCTAAGCCGCAATGGCTTATCGCCTGTGAGGAAGTTAAGACTGACCTTCCTTGGACAACCCGCCGAGCAAATCTCCTTATTGACGGAATTACATTCAGTGCTAAAGACGTTGGTAAGCAATTACATATTGGCGAGTTGTGTTTGGAAATCACAGGAGAGACAGACCCCTGTGACAAAATGGAGATGGCCTGCCCAGGACTTGAAGCTGCACTCACCCCTGATTGGCGTGGCGGCGTTACCTGCCGAGTACTCAATGACGCCATGATCCATCAGGGCGACTCCGTTATCCTTATAGGCTAA
- the glyS gene encoding glycine--tRNA ligase subunit beta translates to MNFENLLIELGTEELPPKALRKLAESFLANFTEELTKADLAFKSAVWYAAPRRLAINVTELALAQADKVVEKRGPAVSSAFDGEGKPTKAAEGWARGNGITVDQAERLVTDKGEWLVYNAKVEGVETKSLVADMAQRALDKLPIPKPMRWGSSKTQFIRPVHTATMLLGSELIEGELLGIKSARNVRGHRFMGTGFELDHADNYLTLLKETGKVIADYESRKTLIKADAEKAAALIGGTADIEDDLLEEVTSLVEWPVVLTASFEEKFLSVPSEALVYTMKGDQKYFPVFDAAGKLLPNFIFVANIESKDPAQIIAGNEKVVRPRLADAEFFFNTDKKHTLESRLPSLETVLFQKQLGTLKDKVTRISALAAFIAEQTGANAIDAARAGLLSKTDLMTNMVMEFTDTQGTMGMHYARLDGETEAVALAMEEQYKPKFSGDTVPTAAVSCAVALADKLDTLVGIFGIGQAPKGAADPFALRRAAIGVLRIIVENKLPLDLVTLIAKAQELHGSNLSNANAADEVLEFLMARFRAWYQDKGIDVDVILAVLARRPTRPADFDSRINAVSHFRSLEASSALAAANKRVSNILAKVEGELPTAINATLLAEAAEQALAAKLTELQPLLAPLFANADYQQALTLLANLRESVDQFFEDVMVMADDEALRNNRLALLNNLREQFLHVADISLLQ, encoded by the coding sequence ATGAATTTTGAAAACTTACTCATCGAGTTAGGCACTGAAGAACTGCCGCCAAAGGCACTGCGTAAATTAGCAGAGTCTTTCCTCGCGAACTTTACTGAAGAACTGACTAAAGCCGATTTAGCATTTAAATCTGCCGTTTGGTACGCAGCGCCACGTCGTCTAGCGATTAACGTTACCGAACTGGCACTTGCTCAAGCTGATAAAGTCGTTGAAAAACGCGGCCCTGCTGTGAGTTCTGCTTTCGACGGTGAAGGTAAGCCAACTAAAGCGGCTGAAGGTTGGGCACGTGGTAACGGTATTACCGTTGACCAAGCCGAGCGTTTAGTTACCGACAAAGGTGAATGGCTAGTTTATAACGCTAAGGTTGAAGGCGTTGAAACCAAGAGCCTAGTAGCTGATATGGCGCAGCGCGCTCTGGATAAACTGCCAATTCCAAAACCAATGCGCTGGGGCAGCAGCAAAACGCAATTCATTCGCCCTGTTCACACTGCCACTATGCTGTTAGGCAGTGAGTTAATTGAAGGCGAATTGCTAGGTATTAAATCGGCACGTAATGTTCGCGGCCATCGCTTTATGGGTACTGGCTTCGAGCTTGACCATGCTGACAACTACCTAACTCTGCTGAAAGAAACAGGTAAAGTCATTGCGGATTACGAAAGTCGTAAAACCTTAATCAAAGCGGATGCTGAAAAAGCGGCAGCTTTGATTGGCGGCACTGCCGACATCGAAGATGATCTCCTAGAAGAAGTCACCTCTCTGGTTGAATGGCCAGTCGTGTTAACCGCGAGCTTTGAAGAGAAGTTTTTAAGCGTTCCTTCAGAAGCATTGGTTTACACCATGAAGGGTGACCAAAAATACTTCCCAGTATTTGATGCAGCGGGCAAGTTACTGCCAAACTTCATCTTCGTTGCTAACATCGAATCTAAAGATCCTGCACAAATTATTGCCGGTAACGAGAAAGTGGTTCGCCCACGCTTAGCAGACGCTGAGTTCTTCTTTAATACCGACAAAAAGCACACGTTGGAATCGCGTTTACCGAGCCTTGAGACTGTGTTGTTCCAAAAACAACTCGGCACCCTCAAAGACAAAGTCACTCGCATCTCTGCCCTAGCCGCCTTTATTGCTGAGCAAACTGGCGCCAATGCAATTGATGCTGCCCGAGCAGGTTTATTGTCTAAAACAGACTTAATGACCAACATGGTAATGGAATTTACCGATACCCAAGGCACTATGGGTATGCACTATGCCCGTCTAGACGGTGAAACCGAAGCCGTAGCGCTGGCGATGGAAGAACAATACAAGCCTAAGTTCTCTGGCGATACAGTTCCTACTGCTGCCGTTTCTTGCGCTGTTGCCCTAGCCGACAAGCTTGATACCTTAGTGGGTATTTTCGGTATTGGTCAGGCTCCAAAAGGCGCAGCAGACCCATTCGCACTTCGCCGTGCTGCTATTGGTGTGCTACGTATTATCGTTGAAAACAAGTTGCCACTGGACTTAGTGACTCTGATTGCTAAGGCTCAAGAACTACACGGTAGCAATCTTAGCAATGCAAATGCTGCGGATGAAGTACTGGAGTTCTTAATGGCTCGTTTCCGTGCTTGGTACCAAGATAAAGGTATCGATGTTGACGTGATTCTTGCCGTTTTAGCGCGCCGTCCAACTCGCCCTGCTGATTTTGATAGCCGTATCAATGCGGTATCTCACTTCAGAAGCTTAGAAGCTTCTAGTGCACTGGCTGCGGCGAATAAGCGTGTGTCTAACATTCTGGCGAAAGTGGAAGGTGAATTACCGACTGCGATTAATGCCACTCTGTTAGCGGAAGCGGCTGAACAGGCATTAGCGGCTAAGCTTACCGAACTACAACCTCTGCTTGCACCACTGTTTGCAAACGCCGATTACCAACAGGCACTAACCCTGCTGGCGAACTTACGTGAAAGTGTTGACCAGTTCTTCGAAGACGTCATGGTAATGGCAGATGATGAAGCGCTGCGTAATAACCGCTTAGCTCTGCTGAACAACCTGCGTGAGCAGTTCCTGCATGTTGCGGACATTTCATTACTACAGTAA
- a CDS encoding diguanylate cyclase domain-containing protein, whose protein sequence is MLQTEQTLFEQMRITELEIDFRKSLFSFSPADVKALQSFKPTIEENIDRIVDDFYGLQTSVSEIALLIGDSDTLARLRTAQRRYVLDLFNGVYDLEYVNNRLRIGLVHKRIGVEPKLYLSAVHTLKELIYTEINSTVKDPAQGERIRVAIDKLVLFDVTLVFDTYIRSLVSEIENAKDKAERYAQSMESKVKERTQQLEELSQTDPLTGLLNVRHLQEIATRILRSAQRRAEPVSVIYLDVDNFKAFNDTQGHKSGDEVLCAVADAIKSSSRGEDHSFRYGGDEFCIIMPNCREDQARDNFIVRFNQSIKQNLLDISLSYGIVDTGPYDYDDANTLIHKADQRMYSFKRAAKQKLHKPDGETHEPNIATDDSGTISSCSSANLNASTN, encoded by the coding sequence ATGCTTCAAACAGAACAAACACTTTTTGAACAAATGCGGATTACCGAGTTGGAGATTGATTTCCGTAAATCCCTATTTTCGTTTTCGCCCGCCGACGTCAAAGCCTTGCAGTCCTTTAAGCCCACGATAGAAGAAAATATCGACCGTATCGTTGATGATTTTTATGGCCTACAAACCAGCGTATCCGAAATTGCTCTCTTGATTGGCGACTCCGACACGCTAGCACGCCTTCGCACTGCGCAGCGGCGTTATGTACTTGATTTATTTAATGGCGTGTATGACCTCGAATATGTCAACAACCGACTCAGAATTGGTTTAGTGCACAAACGTATTGGTGTGGAACCTAAGTTGTATCTATCTGCCGTTCATACCCTCAAGGAACTGATTTACACTGAAATAAATAGCACAGTAAAAGACCCTGCTCAGGGTGAACGTATCCGTGTCGCAATCGATAAACTCGTCCTTTTCGACGTGACGTTAGTGTTTGACACTTATATCCGAAGCTTGGTATCCGAAATTGAAAATGCCAAAGATAAGGCTGAAAGATATGCACAAAGCATGGAAAGCAAAGTTAAAGAACGTACTCAGCAATTGGAGGAGCTCTCCCAGACTGACCCATTAACTGGGCTGTTAAATGTTAGGCATCTACAAGAAATTGCCACAAGGATATTGAGATCAGCACAGCGCCGCGCCGAACCCGTGAGTGTTATCTACCTTGATGTCGATAATTTCAAAGCCTTTAACGATACTCAGGGGCATAAATCCGGCGACGAAGTTCTCTGCGCTGTTGCCGATGCCATTAAGAGCAGCTCTCGGGGTGAAGATCACAGTTTCCGTTATGGCGGCGATGAGTTTTGTATCATTATGCCAAATTGCCGCGAGGATCAAGCAAGAGACAACTTTATTGTCCGCTTCAATCAAAGCATCAAACAAAACCTTCTCGATATCTCTTTAAGCTACGGTATTGTCGACACTGGACCATACGATTACGACGATGCTAATACCCTTATTCATAAGGCTGATCAACGTATGTATAGCTTCAAACGTGCCGCTAAACAAAAGCTACATAAGCCTGATGGAGAAACCCATGAACCTAACATAGCAACCGATGATTCAGGTACTATTAGTTCGTGTTCGAGTGCTAATTTAAATGCAAGTACCAACTAA
- the fadA gene encoding acetyl-CoA C-acyltransferase FadA produces the protein MKQAVIVDCIRTPMGRSKAGVFRNVRAESLSAELMKGLLLRNPQLDPNTIEDVIWGCVQQTLEQGFNIARNASLLAGIPKTAGAVTVNRLCGSSMEAIHQAARAIMTGMGDTFIVGGVEHMGHVPMNHGVDFHPGLANNVAKASGMMGLTAEMLGKLHGITREQQDAFAVRSHQRAHAATIEGRFAKEIYGIEGHDASGALIKVLHDEVIRPETSMESLAALRPVFDPANGTVTAGTSSALSDGASAMLVMEESKARALGLPIRARIRSMAVAGCDAAIMGYGPVPATQKALARAGISINDLDVIELNEAFAAQSLPCVKDLGLMDVVEDKINLNGGAIALGHPLGCSGARISTTLINLMEHKDATLGLATMCIGLGQGIATVFERV, from the coding sequence ATGAAACAAGCTGTTATCGTAGACTGCATTCGTACTCCGATGGGCCGTTCTAAGGCTGGGGTATTCCGTAATGTACGTGCAGAATCTCTGTCTGCTGAACTAATGAAAGGTCTGTTACTGCGTAACCCGCAATTAGACCCTAACACTATCGAAGATGTTATCTGGGGTTGTGTACAACAAACGCTAGAACAAGGCTTTAACATTGCCCGTAACGCATCATTACTCGCTGGCATTCCAAAAACCGCTGGCGCAGTAACGGTTAACCGTCTGTGTGGTTCTTCAATGGAAGCTATCCACCAAGCAGCACGCGCCATCATGACAGGCATGGGCGACACCTTCATCGTGGGTGGTGTTGAGCATATGGGTCACGTTCCAATGAATCACGGTGTAGACTTCCACCCAGGGCTAGCTAACAACGTTGCGAAGGCTTCTGGCATGATGGGCTTAACCGCTGAAATGCTGGGTAAACTGCACGGTATTACCCGTGAGCAACAGGATGCGTTTGCTGTGCGTTCACACCAACGTGCTCATGCTGCCACTATTGAAGGCCGTTTCGCTAAAGAAATTTATGGTATCGAAGGCCATGACGCTAGCGGTGCGCTGATCAAGGTGCTGCACGACGAAGTAATCCGCCCAGAAACCTCTATGGAATCATTGGCCGCACTACGTCCAGTATTCGACCCAGCGAACGGCACGGTAACTGCAGGTACCTCTTCTGCATTATCTGATGGTGCTTCTGCCATGTTGGTAATGGAAGAATCTAAAGCTCGCGCTTTAGGTCTGCCAATCCGTGCTCGTATTCGCTCTATGGCAGTTGCAGGTTGCGATGCAGCTATCATGGGTTACGGTCCAGTTCCTGCGACTCAAAAAGCCCTTGCACGTGCAGGCATCAGCATCAACGATTTAGATGTTATCGAGCTGAACGAAGCGTTCGCAGCTCAGTCTTTACCATGCGTTAAAGATTTAGGCCTAATGGACGTTGTTGAAGACAAGATTAACCTGAACGGTGGTGCGATTGCCCTAGGTCACCCACTGGGTTGTTCTGGCGCGCGTATTTCAACGACGCTAATTAACCTAATGGAACACAAAGATGCGACTTTAGGTCTAGCCACTATGTGTATCGGTTTAGGCCAAGGTATCGCAACCGTTTTCGAACGCGTTTAA
- a CDS encoding amidohydrolase family protein, translating into MLRPKLSPLYIALLLGINSAHADTANAQKPTWDVNAPANAPLEKVKIDVTEGTWMNLSISPDGKQLVFDLLGDIYQMPVSGGEAKPLAKGIAWQMQPVYSSDGKHIAFTSDADGGDNIWIMDADGSNPRTVTTETFRLLNSPAWSPDSQYLIGRKHFTASRSLGAGEVWLYHVAGGEGVKLTERPNEEKDLGEPAYSPDGRYIYFSQDDTPGKTFHYSKDSVNGIYKIKRYDTQTGKIEILIQGTGGAIRPTPSPDGSKLAYIKRDDFQSSLYLLDLKSGESSKLYGDLDRDMQETWAIHGVYPTMAWTPDNQDIFFWAKGKINRLNVAAKTVATVPFSVKTELDVQPSVRFKQDIDKEVFDVKMLRMAQVSPDGSKVAFEALGKIWLKSLPDGKMSRLTELGDDIEELYPQWSRDGKNIVFTTWNDQSQGAVQIISAKGGKQKQLTSEPGKYIEPTFSPEGELVVYRKTKGGNLTPRSWSQEPGLYKVDIKTKLNTKITADGYQPQFGATTDRIYFMETGESETPQLSSINLDGFDKRVHYSSKHATEFRVSPDGKQLAFAERFKVWVTPFAKHGETVEIGPNASNLPVTQLSVRAGESISWNNNSDQLYWTLGPELYQANVDTQYSKVTESSTPNIINIGFTEKSDVPRGTVAFVGGKVITMEDDKVIDNGVVIVKDNHIVAVGDNIIEIPKGAQIIDITGKTIMPGLFDAHAHGPQADDEIVPQQNWALYSGLSLGVTTIHDPSNDTTEIFAASEQQKAGNIVGPRIFSTGTILYGANAPGYTSHIDSLDDAKFHLERLKKVGAFSVKSYNQPRRNQRQQVIAAARELEMMVVPEGGSLLQHNLSMVADGHTTVEHSLPVASIYNDIKQFWSQTKVGYTPTLVVAYGGISGENYWYDKTDVWAHPRLSMYVPNDILQARSMRRPHAPDGHYNHFNVAKVANEFNNLGIHPNIGAHGQREGLAAHWEMWMFAQGGMSNMEALKTATINPATTFGLDHQLGSIKTGKLADLIVIDGDPLADIRVTDKVSYTMVNGKLFDSETMNQLNGDKRQRKPFFFEKTTKM; encoded by the coding sequence ATGCTGAGACCCAAATTATCTCCACTTTATATTGCCCTGCTTTTAGGGATTAACAGCGCTCACGCTGACACAGCAAATGCACAAAAACCAACTTGGGATGTGAATGCTCCAGCAAATGCACCGCTAGAAAAAGTAAAAATTGATGTCACCGAAGGTACTTGGATGAACCTAAGTATCAGCCCCGATGGTAAGCAGCTGGTATTTGATTTGCTCGGTGATATCTATCAAATGCCAGTAAGCGGCGGTGAAGCTAAACCTCTTGCTAAAGGTATTGCTTGGCAAATGCAGCCCGTCTATAGCTCAGATGGCAAACACATTGCCTTTACTTCAGACGCCGATGGAGGTGATAACATCTGGATCATGGATGCCGATGGTAGCAATCCACGTACCGTCACCACCGAAACCTTCAGGTTGCTCAACAGCCCAGCTTGGAGCCCAGATTCGCAATATCTGATCGGTCGTAAACACTTTACTGCCAGTCGTAGCTTAGGCGCTGGGGAGGTTTGGCTTTACCATGTAGCCGGTGGCGAAGGCGTAAAACTTACCGAACGTCCGAATGAAGAGAAAGACCTAGGCGAACCCGCCTATTCACCCGATGGCCGTTACATATACTTCAGCCAAGACGACACCCCAGGCAAAACCTTCCACTACTCGAAGGACTCAGTAAACGGTATCTACAAGATCAAACGCTATGATACCCAAACAGGCAAAATTGAAATCCTAATCCAAGGCACGGGTGGCGCAATTCGTCCGACACCGAGCCCCGATGGCAGCAAGCTTGCCTATATTAAGCGTGATGATTTTCAGTCATCACTGTATCTACTCGATTTAAAGTCGGGCGAAAGCAGCAAACTTTACGGCGACCTCGACCGCGACATGCAAGAAACTTGGGCCATTCACGGTGTCTATCCGACGATGGCTTGGACTCCCGATAACCAAGATATTTTTTTCTGGGCTAAGGGAAAGATCAACCGACTCAATGTAGCAGCAAAAACCGTAGCTACAGTTCCCTTCAGCGTTAAAACTGAATTAGATGTTCAACCTTCGGTACGTTTCAAGCAAGACATAGATAAAGAAGTATTTGATGTCAAAATGCTGCGGATGGCGCAGGTGTCTCCCGATGGCAGCAAAGTTGCCTTTGAAGCCTTAGGAAAAATTTGGCTTAAATCACTACCCGATGGAAAGATGTCTCGTCTGACTGAACTTGGAGATGATATAGAAGAACTTTACCCACAATGGTCACGTGACGGCAAAAATATCGTTTTCACCACTTGGAATGACCAAAGCCAAGGCGCGGTACAAATCATTAGTGCTAAAGGTGGTAAACAAAAACAACTGACATCTGAACCGGGTAAATATATCGAACCTACCTTTTCACCCGAAGGTGAACTAGTTGTGTATCGCAAGACTAAAGGCGGTAATCTGACGCCACGTTCTTGGTCACAAGAACCCGGCCTATATAAAGTCGATATCAAAACCAAACTAAATACCAAGATCACCGCAGATGGTTATCAACCCCAGTTTGGTGCAACCACTGACCGTATCTATTTTATGGAAACCGGTGAATCTGAAACCCCACAACTCTCGTCCATCAATCTTGATGGATTTGATAAACGCGTTCATTACAGCAGCAAACACGCAACTGAATTTAGAGTATCACCCGATGGTAAACAGCTCGCCTTCGCGGAACGTTTCAAGGTTTGGGTAACGCCATTCGCTAAGCATGGTGAAACCGTTGAGATTGGCCCCAATGCCAGCAACTTACCAGTTACTCAATTAAGTGTTCGCGCGGGTGAAAGTATTAGCTGGAACAATAACAGTGACCAACTTTATTGGACCCTAGGCCCTGAGCTTTATCAGGCCAATGTAGACACGCAATACAGCAAAGTTACTGAATCCAGTACCCCCAATATCATCAATATTGGTTTCACTGAAAAATCTGATGTTCCACGTGGAACTGTCGCCTTTGTCGGTGGCAAAGTCATAACCATGGAAGATGATAAAGTCATTGATAATGGTGTGGTCATCGTTAAAGACAATCACATTGTGGCTGTTGGCGATAATATTATTGAAATCCCCAAGGGTGCTCAGATCATCGATATTACAGGTAAGACAATAATGCCAGGACTGTTTGATGCACACGCTCACGGTCCTCAAGCCGATGATGAAATCGTGCCTCAACAAAACTGGGCTCTCTACTCAGGGCTATCTTTGGGGGTGACAACCATCCATGATCCATCGAATGATACCACCGAAATCTTCGCCGCGTCTGAACAGCAAAAGGCGGGAAATATCGTTGGCCCTCGCATTTTCTCAACTGGCACAATTCTCTATGGTGCGAATGCTCCAGGTTATACCTCGCATATTGATTCACTTGACGATGCAAAATTCCATCTGGAAAGGTTAAAAAAAGTCGGCGCGTTCAGTGTTAAGAGTTATAACCAGCCGCGCCGTAACCAACGCCAACAAGTCATAGCTGCCGCTCGCGAGCTAGAAATGATGGTCGTGCCAGAGGGCGGCAGCTTACTGCAACATAACCTCAGTATGGTGGCTGATGGCCATACAACGGTAGAACACTCCTTACCTGTCGCCAGTATCTACAATGATATTAAGCAGTTTTGGAGCCAGACAAAGGTCGGTTACACGCCCACATTAGTGGTCGCCTACGGTGGTATTTCAGGTGAGAACTATTGGTACGATAAAACCGATGTCTGGGCACATCCACGTTTATCAATGTATGTACCGAACGATATTCTGCAGGCACGCTCAATGCGACGTCCCCACGCGCCCGATGGTCATTATAATCACTTTAATGTGGCTAAGGTTGCCAATGAGTTTAATAACTTAGGTATTCATCCCAACATCGGCGCCCATGGTCAGCGTGAAGGTTTAGCCGCACATTGGGAAATGTGGATGTTTGCGCAAGGTGGGATGAGTAATATGGAAGCGCTGAAAACAGCAACAATTAACCCAGCCACCACCTTCGGCTTAGACCACCAGCTTGGTTCAATTAAGACAGGCAAACTTGCTGATTTAATCGTAATTGATGGTGATCCACTAGCTGATATCAGAGTGACAGATAAGGTCTCCTACACTATGGTTAATGGCAAACTGTTTGACTCCGAGACCATGAATCAACTCAATGGTGATAAACGCCAACGCAAACCATTTTTCTTCGAAAAAACGACGAAAATGTAG
- the glyQ gene encoding glycine--tRNA ligase subunit alpha: protein MTTKHDVKTFQGFILTLQEYWAQQGCAIVQPLDMEVGAGTFHPQTFLRSLGPEPMSSAYVQPSRRPTDGRYGENPNRLQHYYQFQVVLKPSPDNIQELYLGSLQALGIDTQIHDIRFVEDNWESPTLGAWGLGWEVWLNGMEVTQFTYFQQVGGLECSPVTGEITYGLERLAMYIQGVDSVYDLVWTDGPMGRITYGDVFHQNEVEQSTYNFEHADVDFMFALFDQCEKMCQHLLSLEKPLPLPAYEQVMKASHAFNLLDARHAISVTERQRYILRVRTMAKAVAESYYQAREALGFPMCK from the coding sequence ATGACGACGAAACACGACGTAAAAACATTTCAGGGTTTCATCCTAACCCTGCAGGAATATTGGGCGCAGCAAGGCTGTGCAATTGTTCAACCTTTAGATATGGAAGTGGGCGCTGGTACATTCCACCCGCAAACCTTCCTACGCTCTTTAGGGCCTGAGCCAATGAGCAGCGCCTATGTGCAGCCATCGCGCCGCCCTACCGACGGTCGTTACGGTGAAAACCCTAACCGTCTGCAGCACTACTACCAATTCCAAGTCGTGTTAAAGCCTTCTCCTGATAACATCCAAGAACTCTACTTAGGTTCACTGCAAGCTCTTGGTATTGATACTCAAATCCACGACATTCGCTTTGTGGAAGACAACTGGGAATCACCTACATTAGGCGCTTGGGGTCTAGGCTGGGAAGTCTGGTTAAACGGCATGGAAGTGACTCAGTTTACGTATTTCCAACAAGTCGGTGGCTTAGAATGTAGCCCTGTAACGGGTGAGATCACCTACGGTTTAGAACGTCTTGCTATGTACATTCAAGGTGTTGATAGCGTTTACGATCTTGTTTGGACCGACGGCCCTATGGGTCGCATCACCTATGGTGATGTGTTCCACCAAAACGAAGTTGAGCAATCAACCTATAACTTTGAACACGCCGACGTAGACTTTATGTTTGCCCTGTTCGACCAATGCGAAAAAATGTGCCAGCACTTATTATCGCTTGAAAAACCATTACCTCTGCCCGCCTATGAGCAAGTGATGAAAGCCTCACACGCATTCAACCTGCTCGATGCACGCCACGCCATTTCTGTGACTGAACGTCAACGTTATATCTTGCGCGTTCGTACTATGGCTAAAGCCGTTGCTGAATCCTATTATCAGGCACGCGAAGCGCTTGGCTTCCCAATGTGTAAGTAG
- the tusA gene encoding sulfurtransferase TusA encodes MNDVFSNAHHKLDALGLRCPEPVMMVRKTVRQMAQGETLLIIADDPATTRDIPSFCEFMDHTLIASDTSQTPYQFLIKKGL; translated from the coding sequence ATGAACGACGTTTTTTCAAATGCCCACCATAAACTTGATGCGCTAGGGTTACGCTGTCCAGAACCTGTAATGATGGTGCGTAAAACAGTTAGGCAAATGGCGCAGGGTGAAACCTTGCTAATCATTGCAGATGACCCAGCCACAACCCGAGATATACCCAGTTTTTGCGAGTTTATGGATCACACGCTAATTGCAAGTGATACTAGCCAAACCCCATATCAGTTTTTGATAAAAAAAGGACTCTAG